The genome window CCGGAGACCAGCCTTCAAGGCTGAGGGCAAGCTCAACCTTAGCGGATGGAGAAGGCTTGATCGGTGCAGATAAACTCAACCCCGAAAATAGAAGAAGGACAAAGAATTTCACCCTTTTATTTTACTCACTCGGCGAGCTTGCTCACAAGCCCAGCGAGGTCGAGTTTTTATTTCTTTGCGTCTGCAGCGTAGATATTTAAAAGCTCAAAGAGAGTGTCCACGGCCGCTAAGCTGGTAATATCCGAGTGATCATAGGGTGGGGAAACTTCTACGATATCGGCGCCGACCATATTGGGAATCCGCAAACCTCGAAGAATGGTTTGTGTTTCGTAAGTGGTGAGACCGCCAACGACGGGAGTGCCAGTTCCGGGAGCGTAAGCGGGGTCAAGGCAGTCGATATCGAAGGTAATGTAGGCAGGATCTTTTCCGATAATTTTATTAATTTTTTTCGCAATATTTTCCAGTGGAGCATTACGAATGTCGTTCACTGTGATCACGTTGACGCCGTGTTTTTTAACAAAGTCGAGATCGTCTTTTCCAGCCAGTGGTCCACGAATGCCCACTTGGCAAAGTTTTTTTCCATCAACTAATCCCTCTTCGATCGCGTGGCGCATGAAGGCCCCGTGATGGTATTCACAGCCCCAAGCCGCTGGGTAAGTATCTAAATGCGCATCAAAGTGAATCACTGCCAATGGCTTTTTATATTTCTTATTTAAAGCGCGCAGAATGGGAAGTGTGGTGGAGTGATCACCGCCGACCGAAATAAATTTTTTATCTTTCTTAAGAAGTTCTGAAAAATATTTTTCGATGATCTCATAAGTTTTCATCACATCGATGGGAACGATCGGGACGTCTCCCACATCTGCGACTTTGATTTTTTCGATATACGTCATCTGACGTTCCCAGTGATAGATGCGACCGAGGGCCGACATTTCTCTGATTTTTCCTGGGGCAAAGCGGGCGCCGGGGCGATAGGAAAGTGAGCCATCAAATGGGACGCCGACCAGTGCGATATCATAATCGGCCTTGATGGGAACATGAGGTAGTCTAAAGAAAGTTTTGATTCCTGCAAATCGAGGGAGGTCTCGCCCTGATACTGGTTTGTATTCCATCTTCGCTCCTGCGTTATTAGGTGTCCGGCCAAAAAAGGTGGCATCCCTCTTTTTGGTCCGATGAAGTGGCTTGCTCACTTCTCAAATCCGAATTAAGTTTACGCTCACTCTATGGGGAAGTCCGTAAAAAAAACAAACAGCCGAGAGCGTAAAACTCCCGTTTTACCCGAGTCTAAAAAACTCGCTCAGGTCCTTGTGGATTGGTATGCCCATAACCATCGGGATTTGCCGTGGCGAAAAAGTCGTGATCCCTATAGGATCTGGATTTCGGAGGTCATGTTGCAACAGACGACCTCGCAGGCCGTGATTCCCTATTATCACCGCTTTATGGAAAAATTCCCAACCGTCGACCAATTAGCGGATGCTCCGCTGCCTCAAGTTTTAGAGGCGTGGGCGGGCTTAGGTTATTACTCGCGCGCGCGAAATCTTCATAAAGCCGCGCAGCTTTTATCTCAAAATGGTTTTCCCAAGACGTACTCCGAATTGATCGAGCTTCCTGGCTTTGGCCCTTACACGGCCCGCGCGGTG of Bdellovibrionales bacterium contains these proteins:
- the speB gene encoding agmatinase, translating into MEYKPVSGRDLPRFAGIKTFFRLPHVPIKADYDIALVGVPFDGSLSYRPGARFAPGKIREMSALGRIYHWERQMTYIEKIKVADVGDVPIVPIDVMKTYEIIEKYFSELLKKDKKFISVGGDHSTTLPILRALNKKYKKPLAVIHFDAHLDTYPAAWGCEYHHGAFMRHAIEEGLVDGKKLCQVGIRGPLAGKDDLDFVKKHGVNVITVNDIRNAPLENIAKKINKIIGKDPAYITFDIDCLDPAYAPGTGTPVVGGLTTYETQTILRGLRIPNMVGADIVEVSPPYDHSDITSLAAVDTLFELLNIYAADAKK